The following nucleotide sequence is from Pasteurella multocida.
GCAGCGAAAATGTTACATCTGACACAAGCGCAAGCTGAAGGGTTTTACGCGGAGCATCAAGATAAAGCGTTTTTTCCTGAGCTTGTCGCGTATATGATCTCTGCACCGGTTTTAGCATTAGTGCTAGAGAAAGAAAATGCGGTGAAAGATTATCGCACCTTAATTGGAGCAACGAACCCTGCCGTAGCCGCAGAGGGGACAATTCGTCGCGATTTTGCGATTGATGGGCGACATAATTCAGTGCATGGGTCGGACAGTCTGGACAGTGCAAAACGCGAAATTGCTTATTTTTTCGTGGAGAGTGAAATTTTTTAATCGTCTTTTCTTGCTTGTCTGAAAACGATTTCCCTTCGTGTGTTTTATCACGAAGGGAAATTTTTTTGCGATAAAGATTGAATTTTCTCAATAAAAGCGTATTATAGCCGTCCAGACGCAGAAACATCTAAAAGAACACAAGAAGGATATTATGTCTCGTTATTTATTCACTTCCGAATCCGTATCAGAAGGACATCCAGATAAAATTGCCGATCAAATTTCCGATGCGGTATTAGACGAAATTTTAAAACAAGATCCCAAAGCCCGCGTTGCTTGTGAAACCTATGTAAAAACAGGGATGGCATTAGTGGGTGGCGAGATCACAACATCGGCTTGGGTAGATATTGAAAACTTAACCCGCCAGGTGATTTGTGATATTGGCTATAAACATTCTGATATGGGCTTTGATGGTCATTCTTGTGCCGTGTTAAATGCGATTGGTAAACAATCTTCCGATATTAATCAAGGTGTGGATCGTGAAAATCCATTAGATCAAGGTGCAGGTGACCAAGGGATTATGTTTGGTTATGCCACTAATGAAACTGAAGTGCTGATGCCTGCAGCCATTACTTATGCGCACCGTTTAATGGAGCGTCAAGCCAAGGTGCGTAAAGAGGGTACCTTGCCATGGTTACGTCCTGATGCAAAAAGCCAAGTCACGCTAAAATATGAAGATCACAAAATTGTTGGGGTCGATGCGGTCGTCCTTTCTACGCAACACTGTGACAGCATTTCACAACATGATTTGC
It contains:
- the ndk gene encoding nucleoside-diphosphate kinase, whose product is MAVERTLSLIKPDAVKRHLIGAILSRFEQAGFRVVAAKMLHLTQAQAEGFYAEHQDKAFFPELVAYMISAPVLALVLEKENAVKDYRTLIGATNPAVAAEGTIRRDFAIDGRHNSVHGSDSLDSAKREIAYFFVESEIF
- the metK gene encoding methionine adenosyltransferase, whose protein sequence is MSRYLFTSESVSEGHPDKIADQISDAVLDEILKQDPKARVACETYVKTGMALVGGEITTSAWVDIENLTRQVICDIGYKHSDMGFDGHSCAVLNAIGKQSSDINQGVDRENPLDQGAGDQGIMFGYATNETEVLMPAAITYAHRLMERQAKVRKEGTLPWLRPDAKSQVTLKYEDHKIVGVDAVVLSTQHCDSISQHDLHEAVMEEIIKPVLPAEWLSKETKYFINPTGRFVIGGPMGDCGLTGRKIIVDTYGGAARHGGGAFSGKDPSKVDRSAAYAARYVAKNIVAAGLADRCEIQLSYAIGVADPTSIMVETFGTGKVANELLVALVREFFDLRPYGLIKMLDLIQPIYRETAAYGHFGREQFPWEKVDRAEELRAAAGLK